One segment of Trachemys scripta elegans isolate TJP31775 chromosome 1, CAS_Tse_1.0, whole genome shotgun sequence DNA contains the following:
- the LOC117873063 gene encoding olfactory receptor 52M1-like: MSDSSTTNVTNPSTFILQGIPGLEAAHVWISIPFCSMYAIAILGNFTILFIVKREPSLHGPMYYFLCMLAVNDLIVSTSILPKMLAIFWFNSREISFSACLTQLYVFHCFSVTESGIFVAMALDRYVAICDPLRHASTLTNARVAKIGLTIVLRGSMLVLPYPFLLMQWPYCKTNIIPQPYCAHMAMVKLACSDTRVSSYYGLFVLLCVKCLDVIFIVVSYTQILRAIFCLPTKDARLKTFGTCISHLCAILVFYIPGLFLSLAYRFNQNVPLHFHVLIANMYYLMPPMLNPIIYGVRTKQIRDRLLRLFTHKCT, translated from the coding sequence atgtcagattccagCACAACCAATGTCACCAatccctccaccttcatcctgcagggcattcctggcctggaggcagctcatgtctggatctccatccccttctgcagcATGTATGCAATAGCCATCCTGGGTAATTTCACCATCCTGTTCATCGTGAAGAGGGAGCCAAGCCTCCAtgggcccatgtactatttcctctgcatgctggccgtCAATGACCTGATCGTGTCTACATCCATTCTGCCCAAAATGCTGGcaatcttctggttcaattctaGGGAGATCAGTTTCAGTGCTTGCCTCACCCAGCTGTATGTCTTTCACTGCTTTTCAGTGACAGAGTCTGGGATCTTTGTGGCTATGGCCCTAGATCGTTACGTGGCCATCTGCGATCCCCTGAGACATGCATCCACACTAACAAACGCCAGGGTGGCAAAGATTGGTCTGACCATAGTACTGCGTGGCAGCATGCTCGTATTGCCCTATCCCTTCCTGTTGATGCAGTGGCCATATTGCAAAACCAACATTATCCCCCAGCCGTACTGTGCCCACATGGCCATGGTAAAGCTGGCTTGTTCCGACACCCGTGTCAGTAGTTACTATGGCCTCTTTGTACTATTGTGTGTTAAGTGTCTGGATGTGATTTTTATTGTTGTGTCCTAtacccagatcctcagggccatcttctgcctccccacaaaggatgcccgtctcaagacttttgggacctgcatCTCTCACCTCTGTGCCATCTTAGTCTTTTACATCCCAGGTCTGTTCTTGTCTCTTGCTTACCGGTTTAACCAGAATGTGCCCCTGCATTTCCATGTTCTCATTGCCAACATGTACTACCTGATGCCCCCCAtgttaaaccccatcatctatggggtgaggaccaaacagatccgggacaggctgctccGGCTCTTTACTCATAAATGTACCTAA